From Drosophila yakuba strain Tai18E2 chromosome 2L, Prin_Dyak_Tai18E2_2.1, whole genome shotgun sequence, one genomic window encodes:
- the LOC6526811 gene encoding TNF receptor-associated factor 4, whose amino-acid sequence MVRSLAQWTKTLSFPSRLSPNRNSKDCSTLASPVPPPTPPRNKTTSGSGNCATSRSSSSTVSSSHSSSHSSPTPGNNNNNMPITELEQIIYPGPDPKHIMGSLVFCIHHKQGCKWSDELRKLKGHLNACKHDATQCPNKCGAQIPRIMMTDHLQYTCTMRRTRCEFCQSEFSGAGLEEHNGSCGQEPVYCEAKCGQRILRGRMTLHKSKDCAKRLRRCAHCQREFSADTLPLHAAQCPRAPLACPQRCDAGPIPRGELEAHLRDECQSLAVSCSFKEAGCRFKGPRQMLEAHLESNAAVHLSLMVALSSRQGQQIQMLKSAVSKLSINYTGTLLWKITDWSAKMAEARGKDGLELVSPPFYTSQYGYKLQASMFLNGNGPGENTHVSVYIKVLPGEYDALLKWPFSHSITFTLFEQGAQSGQGGVAESFVPDPTWENFQRPSNEPDQLGFGFPRFISHELLHSRPFIKGDTVFLRVKVDPSKIVAV is encoded by the exons AGTCCCGTACCGCCACCCACTCCGCCCAGGAACAAGACGACCTCCGGCAGTGGAAACTGCGCCACATCGCGCTCCTCCTCGTCGACGGTGTCCTCATCGCACTCGTCCTCACACAGTTCACCCACtcctggcaacaacaacaacaacatgccCATCACGGAACTGGAACAGATT ATCTATCCCGGTCCCGATCCGAAACACATCATGGGCTCGCTGGTGTTCTGCATTCATCACAAGCAGGGCTGCAAGTGGTCCGATGAACTGCGAAAGCTGAAGGGACATCTCAACGCCTGTAAACACGATGCCACCCAGTGTCCCAACAAGTGCGGTGCCCAGATTCCACGGATCATGATGACCGATCACCTTCAGTACACCTGCACGATGAGGCGTACCCGCTGCGAGTTTTGCCAGAGTGAATTCTCCGGAGCTGGTTTGGAGGAGCATAACGGTAGCTGCGGCCAGGAGCCGGTTTACTGCGAGGCAAAGTGCGGTCAGCGGATCCTGCGCGGCAGGATGACCCTTCACAAGTCCAAGGACTGCGCCAAGCGGCTTCGTCGCTGTGCCCACTGCCAGCGGGAGTTCTCGGCAGACACACTGCCCCTGCATGCGGCCCAGTGCCCACGAGCTCCGTTGGCCTGCCCCCAAAGATGCGATGCTGGTCCGATTCCCCGGGGTGAGCTGGAGGCTCATCTGCGTGATGAATGCCAGTCGCTGGCCGTGTCCTGCAGCTTCAAGGAGGCGGGATGCCGCTTCAAGGGTCCCCGCCAGATGCTGGAGGCCCATCTGGAGAGCAACGCCGCCGTCCATCTCTCGCTGATGGTGGCCCTCAGCTCACGGCAGGGTCAACAGATCCAGATGCTTAAGTCGGCGGTGTCCAAGCTGTCCATCAACTACACAGGCACTCTGTTGTGGAAGATCACCGATTGGTCTGCCAAGATGGCAGAAGCGAGGGGCAAGGATGGCCTGGAACTGGTCTCACCCCCATTCTACACCTCCCAGTATGGATACAAGCTGCAGGCGTCGATGTTCCTCAATGGCAATGGACCTGGCGAAAACACGCACGTCTCCGTTTACATTAAGGTCCTGCCGGGAGAGTACGATGCTCTGCTTAAGTGGCCATTCTCGCACTCCATCACCTTCACGCTATTCGAACAGGGCGCCCAAAGTGGCCAGGGAGGCGTGGCGGAATCCTTTGTGCCGGATCCCACCTGGGAGAACTTCCAGCGGCCGTCCAACGAACCAGATCAGCTAGGATTCGGCTTCCCGCGCTTCATCTCCCACGAACTGCTGCACAGCCGTCCCTTCATCAAGGGGGATACCGTGTTCCTGCGCGTGAAGGTGGATCCCAGCAAGATAGTGGCCGTCTAA
- the LOC6526812 gene encoding zinc finger protein 668 has protein sequence MFEIDNSSITEDWKQGDSCIKENCKQMARAMENACQCCKLRPGLSVKRGGSFTKIICLQCLHLDTFGTKHNSTSSENSIKDKVHVEHSIDSEDELTEQPVHHQQIPEKHCVATEEVLVEDVLIKKEVIEENHNKDLILTQDSTANEEKIEEHPVIKEEVLEGEAMLGEYFIITECLEEPAIGSCRVCLEQSDYLTNIFDDAQDSGITIATTISQYTGMPVEKGDSFSEYICVTCLRDMQNASDALEPEENTIQMYRQLKEEIIDKDSVKIKSVDNEVIGKPPHRCPECPKIFLLAAKLQAHIRTHNEKRNTEPPRLKCPKCPSIYLKRGCLEAHMWIHRPYSERESELEPPYRCPHCPKVFLYASFLQIHIQTHEDVSKRLSRKTSHKCAQCSETFSDVSSLKDHVKNHKEQMMFKCPLCMMSFPEECKLNNHDCAHTRFKCPKCSKFFQSQDYLDFHFKKSHTTKGPFKCIKCQQTFEKSSALKEHIKSEVCIPFRRSMSPGQLFPCPKCPKKFRFEDNYQAHHATHKKLLTAIEKYNCTQCEKSYQHQKHLTKHILSHNRCVHCPLSFKSTYLLKQHTRTHINQLSGRRKRRNRSVNYKECEESIEID, from the exons ATGTTTGAAATCGATAACAGCTCGATAACAGAAGACTGGAAACAGGGCGACTCGTGCATAAaagaaaattgtaaacaaatggctaG AGCGATGGAGAACGCGTGTCAGTGTTGCAAGCTGCGTCCGGGCTTGTCCGTCAAACGCGGTGGCTCGTTTACCAAAATCATTTGCCTCCAGTGCCTGCATTTGGACACATTTGGCACCAAGCACAACTCTACAAGCTCCGAAAACTCAATTAAAGACAAGGTTCACGTAGAACACTCCATAGACAGCGAGGACGAATTGACAGAGCAACCTGTACATCATCAGCAGATCCCAGAAAAGCACTGCGTAGCAACGGAAGAGGTTCTTGTGGAGGACGTTCTAATTAAGAAGGAGGTTATCGAGGAAAACCACAATAAAGACTTGATCCTCACACAGGATTCCACAGCTAACGAGGAGAAGATTGAGGAGCACCCCGTAATTAAGGAGGAGGTTCTTGAAGGGGAAGCCATGCTGGGAGAATACTTTATAATAACAGAATGTCTGGAAGAGCCAGCAATCGGAAGCTGTCGGGTTTGCTTGGAACAGTCCGACTATTTAACTAATATATTTGATGACGCGCAAGATTCCGGCATTACGATTGCCACTACAATATCTCAGTACACAGGAATGCCAGTTGAGAAAGGCGACTCATTTTCAGAATATATTTGTGTAACTTGCCTGCGTGATATGCAAAATGCATCCGACGCTCTAGAGCCTGAAGAAAATACCATCCAAATGTACCGACAACTTAAAGAAGAGATCATTGACAAAGATTCAGTAAAAATAAAGTCAGTTGATAATGAAGTTATTGGAAAGCCACCCCACAGATGCCCTGAATGTCCAAAGATATTCTTACTCGCCGCCAAACTTCAAGCTCACATTCGGACGCATAATGAAAAACGTAACACAGAGCCTCCACGGTTAAAATGCCCCAAGTGTCCAAGCATATACTTGAAACGCGGATGTCTTGAAGCTCATATGTGGATTCACAGGCCGTATAGTGAAAGAGAATCGGAGTTGGAGCCACCGTACAGGTGTCCGCACTGTCCAAAAGTATTCCTTTACGCCAGCTTTCTTCAAATTCACATCCAGACACATGAGGATGTCTCCAAGAGACTCTCTCGGAAGACATCGCACAAGTGTGCGCAGTGTTCAGAGACATTCTCAGACGTTTCCAGTCTTAAGGATCATGTAAAGAACCACAAGGAACAAATGATGTTTAAATGTCCCCTCTGCATGATGTCTTTTCCAGAAGAATGCAAGCTTAATAATCACGACTGTGCTCACACTCGTTTTAAGTGCCCCAAGTGTTCCAAATTTTTTCAAAGTCAGGATTATCTAGATTTTCACTTCAAGAAAAGCCACACGACGAAAGGACCGTTCAAGTGCATAAAGTGCCagcaaacttttgaaaaaagtaGCGCTCTTAAAGAACACATAAAATCGGAGGTATGCATACCATTTCGCCGAAGTATGTCACCGGGACAACTATTCCCCTGTCCAAAATGCCCGAAAAAATTTCGCTTTGAAGATAATTATCAAGCGCACCACGCCACgcataaaaaattattgacTGCTATCGAGAAGTACAACTGTACACAGTGCGAAAAGTCCTACCAACATCAGAAACACTTAACCAAGCACATTTTGAGTCACAACCGGTGTGTCCACTGCCCGTTGTCCTTTAAGAGCACATATCTTCTGAAGCAGCACACACGAACTCacataaatcaattaagtGGAAGAAGGAAGCGCAGAAATCGAAGTGTGAACTACAAAGAATGCGAGGAGTCCATCGAAATTGATTAG
- the LOC6526813 gene encoding vacuolar protein sorting-associated protein 53 homolog isoform X1, translated as MSETAVAVEPEERMVANNKIHFSKEVKQVIDKVLKTDDPMDAPDFNTVDYINQLFPNEQSLAGIDETIQKMQCEVSLIDDNIRSVVRGQTNTGQDGQLALCEAQKVISSLFSHIIDVKTRAERTEEMVKEITRDIKQLDCAKRNLTAAITTLNHLHMLVGGIDSLNKLIERRSYGEILNPLQAITEVNQHFQQFSDIEEIKNLSQSVDKIQVTLAQQITEDFKDAFSAKPSAQNQHRLGLNQLADACKVMSVLDPKVKKELLKWFIAQQLEEYTHLFHENQDIAWLDKIDKRYAWLKRHLLDFEDKYGPVFPLDWEVSERITVEFCRQTREQLAQIMAKRTNEIDVRLLLFAINKTQAFEQLLSKRFTGVTLGAQPTDKARVLNEPTTTDGPVGITVFHDQIGQCFKTHLDIYIRSIDRNLTELMDKFVEMSREPYKFAEAKTTVYPSSGDLFVFYKKCMVQCNQLSNEQPMYDLALVFKKYLREYASKVLEGSTPKLVPSTTSSSIGKSVSLLTRDMQNLSTAAGQVFHNFLKEGDTQRFARDDLVRICCVLTTGEYCLETVQQLEDKLKEKVTSAYVSKIDMSEEKDVFHRIISNCIQLLVQDLEAGCEASLQAMSKVQWQHINNVGDQSAFISSLCGNFKQTVPTIRDTLASSRKYFTQFCHRFVAAFIPKFINVLYRCKLTLSDGSNNVLGCEQLLLDTHSLKTALLELPSVGSSVNRKAPTSYTKVVVKDMTRAEMIIKVVMTPVQPPAHFTQQVLKLLPDITIAEYQKILDMKAVKRVDQLQLIDLFKHTASAAAVSGLIEPNTGEEESQGAEAVVATSGTTDDTETVAVPTETTTAASSTPKRAFIFSVGSFTGSADKNADGSSQTGIRKLENLLKKRFP; from the exons ATGAGCGAGACTGCGGTAGCTGTGGAGCCGGAAGAGAGGATGGTTGCTAACAACAAGATACACTTCTCCAAGGAGGTGAAGCAGGTCATCGACAAG GTTCTCAAAACGGACGATCCCATGGATGCGCCGGACTTCAACACTGTGGACTACATCAATCAGCTCTTCCCCAACGAGCAGTCCCTGGCCGGGATTGATGAGACCATCCAAAAGATGCAGTGCGAGGTATCCCTTATTGACGACAACATCAGATCCGTGGTTCGTGGCCAGACGAACACCGGCCAGGATGGACAGCTTGCACTGTGCGAGGCTCAAAAAGTTATCAGCTCCCTGTTTAGCCACATCATCGACGTAAAGACCCGGGCGGAGCGCACCGAGGAAATGGTCAAGGAGATAACCCGGGATATCAAGCAGCTGGACTGCGCCAAGCGCAATCTAACTGCTGCCATCACCACGCTGAATCACTTACACATGCTGGTCGGTGGAATCGATAGTCTGAACAAATTGATCGAGCGGCGATCCTACGGTGAAATCCTTAATCCCCTCCAGGCTATTACCGAAGTTAACCAGCACTTCCAGCAGTTCTCCGACATCGAAGAAATCAAG AATCTCTCTCAGAGCGTAGATAAGATACAGGTTACACTGGCGCAGCAAATCACCGAGGACTTCAAGGATGCCTTTTCAGCAAAGCCATCGGCACAGAACCAACACCGTTTGGGACTTAACCAGCTGGCCGATGCTTGTAAAGTAATGTCCGTGCTGGATCCCAAAGTGAAGAAGGAGCTGCTCAAGTGGTTTATTGCACAACAGCTGGAGGAGTACACGCACCTGTTTCACGAGAACCAGGATATTGCCTGGCTGGACAAGATAGATAAACGTTATGCCTGGCTTAAGAGGCATCTGCTCGACTTCGAGGACAAGTATGGACCGGTGTTTCCACTGGACTGGGAGGTCTCTGAACGAATTACAGTGGAGTTTTGCCGGCAGACACGCGAACAGCTGGCACAGATCATGGCCAAACGCACCAACGAGATCGATGTGAGACTACTTTTGTTCGCCATCAACAAGACGCAGGCATTTGAACAGCTGCTTTCCAAGCGCTTCACGGGAGTTACACTGGGTGCACAGCCCACGGATAAAGCAAGAGTGCTTAATGAGCCAACAACGACGGACGGTCCTGTGGGCATTACCGTTTTCCACGACCAAATCGGACAATGCTTTAAGACACATTTGGACATCTACATACGCAGCATCGACCGGAATCTTACAGAGCTGATGGACAAGTTTGTAGAGATGTCTCGGGAACCATACAAGTTCGCCGAGGCCAAGACCACCGTGTACCCCAGTTCCGGCGATCTTTTCGTCTTTTACAAGAAGTGCATGGTGCAGTGCAACCAGCTGAGCAACGAACAACCAATGTACGATCTGGCTTTAGTGTTCAAGAAATATTTACGGGAGTATGCTTCGAAAGTGCTCGAGGGCAGCACACCCAAGCTTGTGCCATCTACCACCAGCAGCTCCATCGGTAAGAGTGTCTCGTTACTCACGCGCGACATGCAGAATCTATCCACTGCCGCTGGTCAggtttttcacaattttcttAAGGAGGGCGATACGCAGCGATTTGCAAGAGATGATCTGGTGCGCATCTGTTGTGTTTTGACCACGGGTGAGTACTGTTTGGAGACTGTCCAGCAGTTGGAGGATAAACTAAAGGAAAAGGTAACTTCTGCATATGTAAGCAAGATTGACATGAGCGAGGAAAAGGATGTATTTCATCG TATCATTTCCAACTGCATCCAACTTTTGGTTCAAGATCTGGAGGCTGGTTGCGAAGCTTCGCTGCAGGCGATGTCCAAGGTGCAGTGGCAACACATCAACAACGTTGGCGACCAGAGCGCCTTCATCAGCAGCCTGTGTGGCAACTTTAAGCAGACGGTGCCTACCATCAGGGACACGCTAGCCAGTTCGCGAAAGTATTTCACCCAATTCTGCCACCGCTTCGTCGCCGCATTTATACCGAAGTTCATCAACGTGCTTTATCGCTGCAAACTAACCCTCTCGGATGGTTCCAATAATGTTCTAGGCTGCGAGCAACTCCTGTTGGACACCCATTCGCTGAAGACGGCCCTATTAGAGCTGCCTTCTGTGGGATCGAGTGTAAACCGCAAGGCGCCCACCAGTTACACCAAAGTTGTGGTCAAAGACATGACTCGGGCCGAGATGATCATCAAGGTGGTGATGACGCCGGTCCAGCCGCCGGCACACTTCACCCAGCAAGTGCTCAAGCTGCTGCCGGATATTACGATTGCGGAGTATCAAAAGATTCTGGATATGAAGGCGGTCAAACGTGTGGATCAACTGCAACTGATTGATCTTTTCAAGCACACGGCTTCTGCAGCGGCTGTTAGTGGGTTAATAGAACCAAATACTGGAGAGGAGGAGAGCCaaggagcagaagcagtaGTGGCTACTTCGGGAACCACTGACGATACCGAAACCGTGGCAGTGCCAACTGAAACGACAACGGCAGCATCCTCAACACCCAAACGAGCTTTTATCTTCAGCGTGGGTAGCTTTACCGGAAGCGCAGATAAAAATGCCGATGGGAGTTCCCAGACGGGCATCAGAAAGCTGGAAAACCTATTGAAAAAGCGCTTCCCCTAG
- the LOC6526813 gene encoding vacuolar protein sorting-associated protein 53 homolog isoform X2 — MSETAVAVEPEERMVANNKIHFSKEVKQVIDKVLKTDDPMDAPDFNTVDYINQLFPNEQSLAGIDETIQKMQCEVSLIDDNIRSVVRGQTNTGQDGQLALCEAQKVISSLFSHIIDVKTRAERTEEMVKEITRDIKQLDCAKRNLTAAITTLNHLHMLVGGIDSLNKLIERRSYGEILNPLQAITEVNQHFQQFSDIEEIKNLSQSVDKIQVTLAQQITEDFKDAFSAKPSAQNQHRLGLNQLADACKVMSVLDPKVKKELLKWFIAQQLEEYTHLFHENQDIAWLDKIDKRYAWLKRHLLDFEDKYGPVFPLDWEVSERITVEFCRQTREQLAQIMAKRTNEIDVRLLLFAINKTQAFEQLLSKRFTGVTLGAQPTDKARVLNEPTTTDGPVGITVFHDQIGQCFKTHLDIYIRSIDRNLTELMDKFVEMSREPYKFAEAKTTVYPSSGDLFVFYKKCMVQCNQLSNEQPMYDLALVFKKYLREYASKVLEGSTPKLVPSTTSSSIGFSQFS; from the exons ATGAGCGAGACTGCGGTAGCTGTGGAGCCGGAAGAGAGGATGGTTGCTAACAACAAGATACACTTCTCCAAGGAGGTGAAGCAGGTCATCGACAAG GTTCTCAAAACGGACGATCCCATGGATGCGCCGGACTTCAACACTGTGGACTACATCAATCAGCTCTTCCCCAACGAGCAGTCCCTGGCCGGGATTGATGAGACCATCCAAAAGATGCAGTGCGAGGTATCCCTTATTGACGACAACATCAGATCCGTGGTTCGTGGCCAGACGAACACCGGCCAGGATGGACAGCTTGCACTGTGCGAGGCTCAAAAAGTTATCAGCTCCCTGTTTAGCCACATCATCGACGTAAAGACCCGGGCGGAGCGCACCGAGGAAATGGTCAAGGAGATAACCCGGGATATCAAGCAGCTGGACTGCGCCAAGCGCAATCTAACTGCTGCCATCACCACGCTGAATCACTTACACATGCTGGTCGGTGGAATCGATAGTCTGAACAAATTGATCGAGCGGCGATCCTACGGTGAAATCCTTAATCCCCTCCAGGCTATTACCGAAGTTAACCAGCACTTCCAGCAGTTCTCCGACATCGAAGAAATCAAG AATCTCTCTCAGAGCGTAGATAAGATACAGGTTACACTGGCGCAGCAAATCACCGAGGACTTCAAGGATGCCTTTTCAGCAAAGCCATCGGCACAGAACCAACACCGTTTGGGACTTAACCAGCTGGCCGATGCTTGTAAAGTAATGTCCGTGCTGGATCCCAAAGTGAAGAAGGAGCTGCTCAAGTGGTTTATTGCACAACAGCTGGAGGAGTACACGCACCTGTTTCACGAGAACCAGGATATTGCCTGGCTGGACAAGATAGATAAACGTTATGCCTGGCTTAAGAGGCATCTGCTCGACTTCGAGGACAAGTATGGACCGGTGTTTCCACTGGACTGGGAGGTCTCTGAACGAATTACAGTGGAGTTTTGCCGGCAGACACGCGAACAGCTGGCACAGATCATGGCCAAACGCACCAACGAGATCGATGTGAGACTACTTTTGTTCGCCATCAACAAGACGCAGGCATTTGAACAGCTGCTTTCCAAGCGCTTCACGGGAGTTACACTGGGTGCACAGCCCACGGATAAAGCAAGAGTGCTTAATGAGCCAACAACGACGGACGGTCCTGTGGGCATTACCGTTTTCCACGACCAAATCGGACAATGCTTTAAGACACATTTGGACATCTACATACGCAGCATCGACCGGAATCTTACAGAGCTGATGGACAAGTTTGTAGAGATGTCTCGGGAACCATACAAGTTCGCCGAGGCCAAGACCACCGTGTACCCCAGTTCCGGCGATCTTTTCGTCTTTTACAAGAAGTGCATGGTGCAGTGCAACCAGCTGAGCAACGAACAACCAATGTACGATCTGGCTTTAGTGTTCAAGAAATATTTACGGGAGTATGCTTCGAAAGTGCTCGAGGGCAGCACACCCAAGCTTGTGCCATCTACCACCAGCAGCTCCATCG gtttttcacaattttcttAA